The DNA window GACCATAAAAGTGTAATTTAAAATGATTTCCAAATGTTACgttttaataattataatacacATATGTTGcccttttattttgtatatgtattgAATACAACTTAATTCAAATTGTGCTATAAATAACTTAAAAACTACTGTACTGTCTAATATTTATGTAGTAGCTGCAAACACATTAAACTGCACAGTGGGAGCACACAAGGTTTTTGATATTCTAGATTTAGTGCAGAAGGTGACTAAGCCCAGTATTTGTAATCTAAAGTAAAACTACAATTTCTGGtggaaaaattggaaacaaCCACAAATCTCAGATCTGTTGGAATCGCTGGAGCAAATTGTGCTTTTAATCTGAAAAGCACAGCACTGGAAGCATACAAATATGTTGCTTAAATGAAGAACGGCACTCTCATTAAAAGgacccatggcatgaaaatgtcactttgaggttttttaacattaatgtgagttcccccagcctgcctatggtcccccagtggctagaaatggtgatagatgtaaaccgagccctgggtatcctgctctgcctttgagaaaatgaaagctcagatgggccgatctggaatctcttccttatgaggtcataaggagcaaggctACCTccctttgcccgcccagagaatttggccaacccatgagagagagacatcatggctttcaaacaagcaaagtggcagttggtcaaggccacacccctaccctccaccttgccccccctctctcctcctcaatagctacagacacagaaatggcacatactaaggaaagctcattgtgggactggctctagtggctgtaattctgcaccaaggctgaatttcaggaaagagacttcagatacaggattaggggaccactaaaggtctatataaaagcatccaaagagcacaaTGTCATGGGGCCTTTAACTGCCACTGTTGAAATATTTCTATCGTAAGCTTCCCCATTTcctgagcatttaaaaaaaaaaaaaaagggaagaatGCAAACTCTTGATTCTGCCCTTGACATTCGCTGCAACCCAAAATACAAACAATGGAACAACTTAGACAAGAATAAATAAGTATCCTCTGCTGTGAATCtctgtcatttattttatttgttatgacAGAAACTAAGATCAGACATAGATTTACTGGATGCAAAGCCAAAAGGGTTTATTACACTTTTCTGCTAAACATGGAGATCACAAAAACATGATTTCAAGAACAGGTTTTGAAGCACTGCAGTACACACAGTGAGCGGAAAAGCCATTTCCCAACCACCCAACTTGCCCCCCCTCGGGATAAAGTAACCTTATTTTAAACTCTTGTTAACAGATATAGGAAAGTCAAAACAGGCTAGAACAATATCAAGCTCAACAGAAGTGAcaccagaaaacaaacaaatgtattcAAACATGTAATAACCTAAATTATGATAGTTACAGTAACGTTCTGTTTGCTCTTGAGTGTATGTTAAAACAAAGTGGATTTTAAATGTAGTTACACTGGTTAAATAGGGCTAATTGACTAATAATGTTCTTTAAACAAGTTTACCTTTCTGTACTTACAATTGTATACAGGTTCAATAAGTTGTAATTAGTTACCTTTGTTGAATATTTATCTATAGCCCCATATTATTACTGCTGTTTTATGTTCCTCCTAATGCTAAGGCCTGCCAATATTCTAGGAAAACCAGTGATTTAACTTGTAGAAGAAGATAAtgattaaacaaaaatattgtttaGTATCTAAACCTAAACTGATTTGAAAAGTTCGTAATATGGTCCAAGTCTGTTGAGCTACACCTTATCAAAAGCAATACAGTACCATGCATTGAAGAGGAAATACGTCATCGAAACGCATGCAAAGAGAGTTATAGCTTGTGAATTTAATTTATATGTAGGTGCAACATCTATTGTGTCTTTAAAGTCACTAacacagagaaaacaaagaGAGGATTGGAGGTAACAAGCCCTACAGAGGTGTGTTTCTAACTATACTGAAAAGAGTTCATTTTAATATTcttctgtgtgcgtttgtgtatgGAGTTGCTTGATTAAATGCAAAATcggaaatctaaaaaaaaagaaaaaaaaaagaaaaatcatagCATGGTACAGAAATGTGAGCAAAAATGGAGAAGTGCACACACgcataatacaaaaaaaatatataagtatAAAACTCTGGGAAACACTGTCCCCGATAAGTCGTTCCACCCTTCAGTGAAATATGAGAGACACTGCTCCcgataaatacacacacacacacacacaaaaatcacacacactGGTAGGCAAAAACTACCATCACTGCTTGTCATTATGGAAGACACTGCTTCCGATAATGGGTTTTAGTTATGGAAAACACTGCTCCCGATAACTTTATCATATTATAAACTGCTCCAAAAGTCGACTGTGCAACATAAATGGCTTTCTTGCAAATTACGGAACCAATCAGCTTAGCTGTTGCGCTAAAAAGGGTGATTTGATCATTTTTTGTgcattacttatttattttttagcattttataAGCACGGAATAAATCCAGTCTTAACTCATTTCTGGGCTTGTTGCTATAGAAATAAGAATTTCCCAATATCCACAGAGTTTCAGTTTTTTCTCTGCTCCTAGACTTGTTTATGACAGACTGGAACAACTTTTTTCTGCCCTTCATTTCTCCCTTTTAATGCATTTTAATTAATAACCGTTTTGATGACAGAGTGAAGCACCGCTAATGTACGCCACTTTCTCATGCTTTGATGATGTTCCTTTAGAAAATGGCTTCAAACTAAATGGAAGAAATGAAGgccataaaaaaatgaaaatcgaaCTTTCACACGGGCTCCATTTTGTCAGCAACAGTTGAGGAGTCATTTCTGTAGCAGATGCTGCCGGAGGATTAGACAGTATAACCGTCATAATTATGGAAGGCACTGCTTCCGATAACGTCGtataaaaagacaaacaataactTTATAGTGGGCACTGccactgataaaaaaaataaaaaagtataaataaggTTTCTCAGTGTTTCGATGGCGAGAGGACACAGCAAAGGCTTTGAATGGTTCCATGTGGAgccaggaggagaggaggcagaTTTGTCAGTAGCATTAATATTTCTTCAAGTATTTGATGTTGGTTCACAGTTAAGAATACGTTCATCTCTCTTTCCTCCTGGATCTTTGTGGAAGTACAAGCCTGTTTTGTAAAGGGTGGGGCTTAGACCTGTGATTGACAGCTTGTGCTTAAGTGCCGATATTGGAGCTTCTCCCTCTGCCCTACCTCAAACTTCATTTTAAACAACACACACGATAGCCACGCTCACAACTCCCCCGTCTTCCTTTAGATTTCCTCATCAATGTCCCAGAGGTTGCCCTCCATGGCGTTGGCGCATCCCTGCAGGTTCCAGGTGGCCAGGGCCAGCTGGATGTGGAGCTGCTCCATGTCGGTGGTCTCGGCGATGGATGCCAAAGTGTGGGAGCCCCGACCCAGCAGGAGGTGACGGAAGGGAGTCTCAATGGGGGACACGTATGGAGAGAGAAGGCTGTGCTCAACCTAGaccaaacaaacatattatatCTGTTGAAATATAGCAGAAGTCTCTTACAGTTTCTTATAATATCAAAAAAAAGAGGTACAGGCCACAATGTGTCCAtaacacagaataaaaaaactgGTAAGCATTGAAAGCTCACATTGAatggttttatttattctttgacCAGACTTCTGATTTAAAATTGTAAATCTTGCCAATTTTGTTATATGGTAATTAATTAATGGGGAAGTGCTGCTATGAACCCCGCTTTTAAAaggatttaataacattttaaatatgcaTGCGAGTACACAGCAGAGGTGTCACAGTATGCAACTTACACTCATGATCCTGTCGTTGAGGATCCGACAGGCCTCCTTGTCACTTAAGTCAGTGTTTTGGATGTCAGTCTTGATGCTCATCACAGCTCGTTGGAAGGAGCCGCGTGCAcgattcagccagttggaattCACCCCCTTCAGCTGGCCAGACTACAGAGCAAAGAGTTGAATAAACATCAACACATTTCTAAGAACAAACATATTCTGGTCTTTATAGCTAGATGTCAAAAACATAATTCACagcataaaaaaaaaggtgcGAGGCAGACtgacccctattttccaccgggCACGTCTGCGCTGCGTTGCGAGCAATCGCTGCCATTCaggtcaatgcttgatattccaccagccgcgCCACGGCGCGCCCAGAAGTGTGAGTGAAGCGGCTCACCGCTAAAGACATGCggcaggtctattttcacgcgagccgCGGGGCGTTCAGACAGCCAGGCAGGAAATGAAATagcgagagcatccagtcaatttaccaaaagatACCCCCACCCCCGCCCCCAATATCATTTATGTCTCCTTTACAAAACCACGGATGACGAGAAATTCATCTTAGAGGTTGAAAAACATAATAGgcatcacagatcttttttatAAGGACAAaggcagaaaagagaaggcatggagtttaactgtagtggaaggtagatactatgttaataaacacgtgattaTTCTGTAATTAAAgaacttgtagagacaatataatCTGCGAGTCGGGAAGGAGAGACGCTCTGCTTCTGGGACGCTCCGGGTGTGGTATGGCacgtggcggaggacggaacaaaaccagaacgcagcacagacgtgCCCAGTGAAGAACGGGGGTGAGAGGCCGACCTGTGAGAGCTGGCTGATGCGTTTGTAGACTCGGACCACAGCCTTGGTGATGACGCTGCTGTATCGGCCAACATCCAGGCTGAGCAGGTGGTCGTGGACCAGTCGCAGAGCCATCTGGCCGGCGAACTGTGCCGCCGCTGCCACCGTTTCACTGGTGAGATGGCCGGTTGCGTAATTGAGGCGATCCACGTCGTCCAGGTTGGTGCCATAGTAACTGTAGGCCTCAGTCTTTAGACGAAAAAAAAAGCACCAAGGTACCAAGATGTAACAAAAAGAATCAAATAGATGTCAGCTAactgcacaaaaacaaaacaatgtttattttatatgatGAGCTCGTACCAAAGAATTTAGAAAAACGTGCATTTCTTTGAGTAAACCAAGTGATGGGGTCTTCTTTAAAGATGAACAGGATAGGAGATTATTATCTATTGTAACCTTTTTATTCCAATAACGCATATCTTATTTTTACATAAAGAACTGATCTACAATGTATTCAGACTAGCTAATCTTTGGTTTACATGCAATGTCATTAACTTAATCTGAGAAACCTATCTTCATTTCTGTTTCCATTACCTTTATATCAACTAGTAGATAAGATATAGCTGACCCAGAAGCAGTAGCACTGCGTTTGTTTGAAGACGACTGCCACCATGTTCATATGAAAGCTCTACTACGCCTGTCGTCTGAATCGGATTACCTCTACTAACAGGAGCGTTGTGTACATCCTAACATTCCCATTATTACTTCTTGTGGGTAAATGTAGGAATACAGAATATAGCAATAGTTTGTTTTATATCAAGACTCACATTGGGAGAGATGAAGTGGAAAGAGATGGAGGGAATTCCAGAGAAGGCCAGGAATGGATAGGCGGGGTCGTCCATTGACATTGGCCTCAGTCTGCACACATTGTAAATGTAAAGTTATTGTACTGCACACGGCTATTAGCAACAAAAAGATTActcaaatattaaaataatcgatagctgcagccctagttccCGATTTAAATCAAATGTGCCAATTTTAGACTGTATTTTGTTTAAGAAAAAGTTCCTGTCTGGCTGCTTGTGTTCAGACAAAATTAACAATTGAATATTTGGGATTATTTtgttaaatagaaaaaaaggcttttacagaaaaatgtgtttgaatttgTCAAATGAAAGCATCTGTATTGGTACTATTATCGGCACTAGTATTTTTTAGACTTCTGTGGCGTTCAAATTTCCTGATTTCTAAGGactacaaaacattaaaaaaaacacctaaaCTGTCCTGACAAAGGGATTTAAATAGTTAGAATAGGAACATGTAGCTTTTGGCTGGCTGACTGAATGAAAACGTGGCATTACATATTGGTTATCTACTCACGTTTTGGCCTCCCAGTTACTTGTTCCCACCATATCGTACACAGTGCCAGAGCCAAAAGGGCTCTTCACCTGCATGGACGAGGCAAATTAAAGTTAATACAAACTGGTTTGTACAGAACTGGATCAGCGCTAAGTGGGTTGTTGTTGTGCAGTTACCTCTCTCATCGTGGTCTCGAGGAGGCTGTGGAGCAGCGGACTTGCTGAGGCCATAAAGCTTCCACGACCTTGTGAGGAGATAAAATCAGTCGACTGACAACCACTGGAAAACTTCTCAGAACAGAGATGTAGTGCAGGAGCGTCCTGTACTTACCCATGACCACTCCATCTAGGCTTATGTAGGTGAAAACACGTTTGTCAATAGAGGACATATAAccctaaaaacaaaacagacatattaaagaacattttcttttttatttgtacGTCCAAATTAAATGTAATTCACTTCTTCACCTCCAACCACTCGGTGGCGCCAACACTTCCGTACTCTCCGGCGCTCCAGCTTGCAAACACCAGGCTTCTCCTGGGTCTGAACCCATCTGGAAAAAGGAAAACCCATGACTATGCATGGCAGTAAGCATGACTGGTCCGTGTACAGTCAACAAAACGTGTCTGTGCTACCTTAGTTGATagaaatctatgcattttcctgttatttctgacaatctGATAAACAGAAATGTGCATTATGCTTGAATAAATGTAACCCaattaataatatttaataataattgagaaaaataaaaaaaatcatatttaaataaatcaccgggagagtccggtacagctGGTTGATGAAACTCAGATCAGCGCTcgtattcaagtttatgttctgcttgtttaacggttgtttgataaattgcTCTTTAACACATTTAGtgaggatttgaattgctatttttatttttaaattctcaTCATCTTGGTGCTGGcgattttcctttggggctggctaaaacctcttggggggggggcatccctctatgcaggaaaacaTTGGACATGTGAGGACACTGTGATAATAATAAATTGCTTATTTGTACTATTGTATTGAGGGGTCGCACCATGACCCTGAGGTTACGCCATAGCTGATGTGTGCCTCCTTAATAATGTGACAACAAATCAGGGGTATCAGGAGCCACCACGTGAAGACTGCAAGAACTTCAATTTGGTCAGCATTTGCTGCTTGGGTTTTGTCCTACAACTTtctgatatatgtatatatctgaaGTGAATATGAGACTTCAGTCTGACTTAGTCAAATAACGTGGAAATCCAAAGTAactgttttcatcttaaatttCCTGTTGTGAATTTGGGTTTCCAGGGCTGAGCTccacttaaagcaacactagagaacttttcccgcttcggtccccctacaggttgaaagcggaattgtcccattatgtctcatttgaactacagatccgctacccgatctggcaaacttgcatagtgcggttatagccggtagagagccgcaaagcgaatgcagaagtgccgttcaccctgttacgagttgatgaaccactgaaacgattttggaaacaacaaaacaaaagttacaaaaagttctctagtgttgctttaagggaTGTTGAggaaaatgtgtacaaaataaGAAAACTAAGTGACTCAGCCTGCTGAAGCCTCATATTAATTAATCCCTTGTGTATTGTGTCTACTGTCTAGTAAGTGTTATATTTGTTACCGTTCTCCACCATCTCGTGAACAGCCTTGGCCAGCTCTATCAGTATTGAGGTGCCAACAGTGGCTTTGGCAAAACCTTTACCCCAGGCGTCTCTCTGAGCTCCCAGTACAACGTAGCGATCTACAGATTCACATACAGACACcgaaacattattattattagatgtacgatgaaaaaagaaataatgccACTGTAGATGATTAgaggggagaaagaaaaaaaaaaaaaaaaaaaaaaaaaaagaagtaccAGGATCAGTGAATCCTTTTATGACTCCAAACACATTGTGGATCTCTCTGTTGACCAGCACGTTGTTCACCTCGACAGTGATGTTCTCGCTGCCTCCCAGGCTGTAAGCCACTGACGGGAGGCCGCCTTTAAAACCGCTGCTCGCATCTGGTTCAGGGCCGCCAATTTTCCTAGAGAGGATAAAAAGGAGTTTACTGCGGTTTACATTTATTAAACCAATTTATTTACAACATAAGTCAACTTTCAGAtggtgaaaaaagaaaaatactctAAAAGAGAATTACTGCTGAGGCCACTGTTGAGTCTTTGGAGTGAAAGATAATATCACAAATGGAAATCTGCAGTACAGGCTTCTACAGGCGAGGAAATGGAGAAAAATAATtcccattttgtttttttcttatatttatatatcaagagatacattaaaaacagaaatacagaaacgaaattgaaacattttttaaaagcaaccccctctgtgtgtgtgtgtgtgtgtgtgtgtgtgtgtgtgtgtgtgtgtgtgtgtgtgtgtgtgtgtgtgtgtgtgtgtgtccatactgtaggagagctgaagccatgttGGCGGTGATAGTCTGGGCTGGGATTTTAGGGAGGCCGGACGACTGCGTTGGAGGAAACTGGGTGTGGTTGAAGGAGGGGAATCCAGGGGTGTAGGGGTCGCCTGAACCCAAATGGACCTGAATGgggacacacacaaaatcaaaatcaattcCCAATTCCATGCTGTACCAAGTGGTTTCAAGTCAAGACTTTACTGGCAACTTGGTTCAACAGCTTTTAACAGCATGCTACAAAACTAGTACGTGCAAACTTACATGTCCGTAGAGTGCCGTGTCCGCCACATATGTGTAATCTTGAGCGTCAGGGTAGATTAGAACAGCAGAGGCCCCCTTTGTAGCAGCATTATCAAcctgagaaaatgaaaacaggaACATGAAGAATTGAGTGAAGTTCCTGAAAAACGTTTCCAAAAGAATGACACAAGGCACACGGTATAAAAGGCGTCAAATCAGCTGTCACCTGCTCTGCAAAGCTTATCTTTCCAGCTCGGAGCAGCAACACATTGCCTTTCAGTTCAATGTTCTTCTTCTGCAGAACATCCAGATCCTCCTGACGGCCGTAGTTGCCATACACCAGCTTGCCCTATGAACACAAGCACAAGTCAGATAGGCCGCTACTCGACAGCAGACAGCTGACAGCTAAAAGCAACAGATCCCAGTTTATTAGGCCTTTAAGTCTTTTAACTTTAAAGTCCATTTAAACAAGAGACAAACATTTTCAAGTTTTCATGATAAAAAGTGGGACTGTATCAACTCACCTCAACTTTCCTAGGAGCACTGTAAGCCAGATACCCTTTAGGCTCATAGACATCTACACCAAAAAGGACACGGTTTGGACGCTTGCTGCAGATAAGAGGACAAAAGTTTGTTACAATAGGTGCATCTCAtaacccttatttgatagctcttTGACTCCTTGGTACTGGTAATATTATCATTTGGATGTACAAGTAGTCggcacactgtcaaaatttcGTACAAAATGTTTTAGTTCTGTTTGTTGTCCTCAATTGTTATTGACACTTGCCTCTATTGCTTCCGTCTCCATTTTATTACCTCTAATTATGCCTATTCTTGTAGTTAATACCCAATTAAATAGTTATTTTATGTAAAATGTCTCTAAATTCCTCAATTtccaattaattaaaaataattcaaTTAATTTCCTCAAACCCGTAAAATAACGTATTGTAGATCGGGAGGAGAAAAGGCCAAGATGCATCAAGAAGCCATAAGGACTACCAACATCACAGTATGTATACACATCCCGACAACAGTTTGACAACATGCTCCTGTGGCTCTGTGACGGTTATTCAAtgtgtgagaaaagaaaaatgacaaaagttccatgaatgaataaaaagtaTCCAGTCAGCAAATCAGAAAAATGCATAAACCCTCTGATTGACTTTGAACAACAGCGCCCCCCACAGGCCAACAAAAACAATCTAAATACTTTGGACTTGAATTATCTCCCCATCCTAATGCCAAAAGAAATAtccctcaaatattttttttggaaGCAATTCTATATTAACAGCAGTAAATAATGTGTCATCAACCTGTCTGGTGTCTGCAGCTGAACGTAGTGGATGTCAGTCCAGGGCTCCATCTCCGCTTTCTTGAATTGGTCAAAGATGCGGTTTGCCAGACTGCGGTCTTCCTCACTTCCTGCTGAACAACTGGGCATGACAAAGTCCCTGCGGAGAAACAAAATCAACTTTGTCTCAGTTCAGGCTTCTGAAACTACCCTTTCATGCATAGCTCAAAACACTTCAGAGGAAAAAAGGCCCGCCGGTGACTCATAACACAGACTGCGCTTATTTTAAATGTGAACCCTTGTTTTTACATGTACATTACGAGAAGCACTCTTTCAACCAtgagacaccacacacacacacacacacgcatgacCTTTAGGTACTGTTTCCACATCACAACAGTGATACCTTTG is part of the Sander lucioperca isolate FBNREF2018 chromosome 23, SLUC_FBN_1.2, whole genome shotgun sequence genome and encodes:
- the tfr1b gene encoding transferrin receptor 1b isoform X2, with product MDRVRSAFNSMMKSERYSRFTLQPAEDGERHVEVKLSDGATEAEDQAGGSPSFRPAPPRQKRSTVCYLALGILLIFVTGYVLGYLCHRETQVESVNCGTEPEGTTATPPVVTPPVVVPAPDVPLNQLLTQKLTSHAFDQTLRDFVMPSCSAGSEEDRSLANRIFDQFKKAEMEPWTDIHYVQLQTPDSKRPNRVLFGVDVYEPKGYLAYSAPRKVEGKLVYGNYGRQEDLDVLQKKNIELKGNVLLLRAGKISFAEQVDNAATKGASAVLIYPDAQDYTYVADTALYGHVHLGSGDPYTPGFPSFNHTQFPPTQSSGLPKIPAQTITANMASALLQKIGGPEPDASSGFKGGLPSVAYSLGGSENITVEVNNVLVNREIHNVFGVIKGFTDPDRYVVLGAQRDAWGKGFAKATVGTSILIELAKAVHEMVENDGFRPRRSLVFASWSAGEYGSVGATEWLEGYMSSIDKRVFTYISLDGVVMGRGSFMASASPLLHSLLETTMREVKSPFGSGTVYDMVGTSNWEAKTLRPMSMDDPAYPFLAFSGIPSISFHFISPNTEAYSYYGTNLDDVDRLNYATGHLTSETVAAAAQFAGQMALRLVHDHLLSLDVGRYSSVITKAVVRVYKRISQLSQSGQLKGVNSNWLNRARGSFQRAVMSIKTDIQNTDLSDKEACRILNDRIMSVEHSLLSPYVSPIETPFRHLLLGRGSHTLASIAETTDMEQLHIQLALATWNLQGCANAMEGNLWDIDEEI
- the tfr1b gene encoding transferrin receptor 1b isoform X3; amino-acid sequence: MDRVRSAFNSMMKSERYSRFTLQPAEDGERHVEVKLSDGATEAEDQAGGSPSFRPAPPRQKRSTVCYLALGILLIFVTGYVLGYLCHRETQVESVNCGTEPEGTIVTPPVVVPAPDVPLNQLLTQKLTSHAFDQTLRDFVMPSCSAGSEEDRSLANRIFDQFKKAEMEPWTDIHYVQLQTPDSKRPNRVLFGVDVYEPKGYLAYSAPRKVEGKLVYGNYGRQEDLDVLQKKNIELKGNVLLLRAGKISFAEQVDNAATKGASAVLIYPDAQDYTYVADTALYGHVHLGSGDPYTPGFPSFNHTQFPPTQSSGLPKIPAQTITANMASALLQKIGGPEPDASSGFKGGLPSVAYSLGGSENITVEVNNVLVNREIHNVFGVIKGFTDPDRYVVLGAQRDAWGKGFAKATVGTSILIELAKAVHEMVENDGFRPRRSLVFASWSAGEYGSVGATEWLEGYMSSIDKRVFTYISLDGVVMGRGSFMASASPLLHSLLETTMREVKSPFGSGTVYDMVGTSNWEAKTLRPMSMDDPAYPFLAFSGIPSISFHFISPNTEAYSYYGTNLDDVDRLNYATGHLTSETVAAAAQFAGQMALRLVHDHLLSLDVGRYSSVITKAVVRVYKRISQLSQSGQLKGVNSNWLNRARGSFQRAVMSIKTDIQNTDLSDKEACRILNDRIMSVEHSLLSPYVSPIETPFRHLLLGRGSHTLASIAETTDMEQLHIQLALATWNLQGCANAMEGNLWDIDEEI
- the tfr1b gene encoding transferrin receptor 1b isoform X1 is translated as MDRVRSAFNSMMKSERYSRFTLQPAEDGERHVEVKLSDGATEAEDQAGGSPSFRPAPPRQKRSTVCYLALGILLIFVTGYVLGYLCHRETQVESVNCGTEPEGTTATPPVVTPPVVTPPVVTPPVVVPAPDVPLNQLLTQKLTSHAFDQTLRDFVMPSCSAGSEEDRSLANRIFDQFKKAEMEPWTDIHYVQLQTPDSKRPNRVLFGVDVYEPKGYLAYSAPRKVEGKLVYGNYGRQEDLDVLQKKNIELKGNVLLLRAGKISFAEQVDNAATKGASAVLIYPDAQDYTYVADTALYGHVHLGSGDPYTPGFPSFNHTQFPPTQSSGLPKIPAQTITANMASALLQKIGGPEPDASSGFKGGLPSVAYSLGGSENITVEVNNVLVNREIHNVFGVIKGFTDPDRYVVLGAQRDAWGKGFAKATVGTSILIELAKAVHEMVENDGFRPRRSLVFASWSAGEYGSVGATEWLEGYMSSIDKRVFTYISLDGVVMGRGSFMASASPLLHSLLETTMREVKSPFGSGTVYDMVGTSNWEAKTLRPMSMDDPAYPFLAFSGIPSISFHFISPNTEAYSYYGTNLDDVDRLNYATGHLTSETVAAAAQFAGQMALRLVHDHLLSLDVGRYSSVITKAVVRVYKRISQLSQSGQLKGVNSNWLNRARGSFQRAVMSIKTDIQNTDLSDKEACRILNDRIMSVEHSLLSPYVSPIETPFRHLLLGRGSHTLASIAETTDMEQLHIQLALATWNLQGCANAMEGNLWDIDEEI